From the genome of Triticum aestivum cultivar Chinese Spring chromosome 3B, IWGSC CS RefSeq v2.1, whole genome shotgun sequence, one region includes:
- the LOC123070251 gene encoding long chain acyl-CoA synthetase 4: protein MAEMQHVVKVEEGRPAADGRPSVGPTYRSAFARDGFPAPVDGLDSCYDIFRMAVEKYPNNRMLGHREIVDGKAGAYVWRTYKEVFGIANKIGNSIRSCGLTKGSRCGIYGANSPEWIITMEACNAHGVYCVPLYDTLGAGAIEFILCHAEVEIAFAEEKKVAELLKTFPKSTEFLKTIVSFGKVTQEQKEEVSKCGLSIYSWDEFISLAGDQEFDLPVNQRTDICTIMYTSGTTGDPKGVLISNASIICLIAGVDRLLNSVNERLEETDVYMSYLPLAHIFDRVVEELFMFHGASIGFWRGDVKLLVEDIGTLKPTILCAVPRVLDRIFSGLQAKISAGGFIKSTMFNLAYKFKQFRMMRGAKHNEAAAICDKVVFSKVKEGLGGNVRVILSGAAPLATHVEEYLRVVTCAHVLQGYGLTETCAGSFVSLPNQMSMIGTVGPPVPNIDARLESVPDMNYDALASTPRGEICIKGETLFSGYYRREDLTEEVLVDGWFHTGDIGEWQPDGSMKIIDRKKNIFKLSQGEYVAVENLENIYGVVSAIDSIWVYGNSFESFLVAVVNPNKEALESWAEANGISGDFEALCENPKAKEYILGELSKTGKEKKLKGFEFIRAVHLDPVPFDMERDLITPTYKRKRPQLLKYYQGAIDNMYKSAK from the exons ATGGCGGAGATGCAGCACGTGGTGAAGGTCGAGGAGGGCCGCCCGGCCGCCGACGGCCGGCCCTCGGTGGGGCCCACCTACCGGAGCGCCTTCGCCCGCGACGGCTTCCCGGCGCCCGTCGACGGCCTGGACAGCTGCTACGACATCTTCCG AATGGCAGTGGAGAAGTATCCAAACAACAGAATGCTTGGTCACCGTGAGATTGTTGATGGGAAG GCTGGTGCATACGTTTGGAGAACATATAAGGAGGTGTTTGGCATTGCAAATAAAATCGGTAACTCTATTAGGAGCTGTGGACTCACGAAG GGCAGTCGTTGCGGTATATATGGCGCTAATAGCCCTGAATGGATTatcacgatggag GCTTGCAATGCCCATGGAGTCTACTGTGTTCCATTATATGACACTCTTG GGGCTGGTGCGATAGAGTTTATTCTGTGCCATGCAGAAGTTGAGATTGCCTTTGCAGAGGAGAAGAAAGTTGCGGAG CTCTTAAAGACATTTCCCAAGTCAACTGAGTTCTTGAAAA CCATTGTGAGTTTTGGTAAAGTGACACAAGAACAAAAGGAAGAAGTTTCCAAGTGTGGGCTCTCAATATACTCATGGGATGAGTTCATATCTTTG GCAGGTGACCAAGAATTTGATCTTCCAGTGAATCAAAGGACAGATATATGTACTATAATGTACACTAGTGGAACTACTGGTGACCCCAAAGGTGTACTGATCTCCAATGCGAGCATTATCTGTCTCATTGCAGGTGTGGACCGGCTTCTTAATTCTGTAAACGAGCGG CTGGAGGAAACAGACGTTTATATGTCTTACCTTCCTCTTGCTCATATCTTTGACCGAGTTGTGGAAGAGCTGTTTATGTTCCATGGTGCATCTATTGGATTTTGGCGTGGG GATGTTAAGTTACTGGTTGAGGATATTGGTACACTGAAACCAACTATCTTATGTGCTGTGCCACGTGTTCTTGATCGGATATTTTCTG GGCTTCAAGCTAAAATCTCTGCTGGTGGTTTCATAAAGAGTACAATGTTCAATCTTGCTTACAAATT CAAGCAGTTTAGAATGATGAGGGGAGCTAAGCACAATGAAGCTGCTGCAATATGTGAcaaagtagttttcagtaag GTGAAAGAAGGTCTTGGAGGAAATGTCCGTGTAATTTTATCCGGAGCTGCCCCACTTGCCACTCATGTGGAAGAATACCTGCGAGTGGTGACATGCGCACATGTTTTACAAGGATACG GTCTCACTGAAACTTGTGCTGGATCATTTGTCTCGCTACCAAATCAGATGTCCATGATAGGGACTGTTGGTCCTCCAGTTCCAAATATTGATGCCCGCCTAGAATCTGTCCCTGACATGAATTATGATGCACTTGCAAGCACACCTCGTGGAGAAATCTGCATCAAGGGAGAAACATTATTCTCAGGGTACTACAGGCGTGAAGACCTTACAGAGGAGGTTTTGGTTGATGGATGGTTCCATACAG GGGACATTGGCGAGTGGCAACCTGATGGAAGTATGAAGATCATTGATCGGAAGAAGAATATCTTCAAGCTTTCACAAGGAGAATATGTAGCAGTTGAAAATTTGGAGAACATTTACGGTGTTGTTTCTGCTATAGACTCG ATATGGGTATATGGAAATAGTTTTGAGTCATTCCTTGTTGCCGTAGTCAATCCTAACAAGGAAGCCCTTGAGAGCTGGGCTGAGGCAAATGGAATCAGTGGTGATTTTGAGGCACTGTGTGAGAATCCAAAAGCAAAAGAATATATTTTAGGGGAACTTTCAAAAACAGGAAAAGAGAAGAAG CTCAAAGGTTTTGAATTCATAAGAGCTGTGCACCTTGACCCAGTGCCGTTTGACATGGAGCGTGACCTGATCACTCCAACATATAAAAGGAAGCGGCCGCAGTTGCTCAAGTACTACCAG GGCGCAATTGACAACATGTACAAAAGTGCTAAATGA